A section of the Methanosarcina mazei S-6 genome encodes:
- the wrbA gene encoding NAD(P)H:quinone oxidoreductase type IV — protein MVKVNIIFHSVHAHIYRMAEAVAAGAREVEGAEVGIYQVPETLPEDVLEKMGAIETKKLFAHIPVVTRDMYEEVLAGADALIFGTPTRYGMMTAQMRAVLDGLGKLWSEDAFVGKVGSVFTSSGTQHGGQESTILSFHVTLLHLGMVIVGLPYAEKRQTIMNEITGGSPYGASTIAGGDGSRQPSENELEMARYQGRHVTQIAKKIAGK, from the coding sequence ATGGTTAAGGTAAATATAATATTTCACAGTGTTCACGCGCACATTTACAGGATGGCAGAAGCTGTCGCTGCAGGCGCAAGGGAAGTTGAGGGGGCAGAGGTTGGGATTTATCAGGTCCCGGAAACCCTGCCGGAGGACGTTCTTGAGAAAATGGGAGCAATAGAAACCAAAAAACTTTTTGCCCACATTCCGGTCGTGACGCGGGATATGTATGAAGAGGTCCTGGCTGGAGCCGATGCATTAATATTCGGTACTCCCACACGTTACGGGATGATGACTGCCCAGATGCGTGCGGTCCTTGATGGGCTTGGAAAACTGTGGAGTGAGGACGCTTTTGTAGGAAAGGTGGGGAGCGTATTTACTTCCAGCGGAACGCAGCATGGCGGACAGGAATCTACAATACTCTCATTTCATGTTACCCTGCTTCACCTTGGAATGGTTATTGTCGGTCTTCCCTATGCAGAAAAGCGGCAGACAATAATGAACGAAATTACAGGCGGCAGCCCATATGGGGCTTCAACGATTGCAGGTGGGGACGGGAGCCGCCAGCCTTCAGAGAATGAACTTGAGATGGCACGTTACCAGGGCAGGCATGTAACTCAGATAGCAAAAAAAATTGCTGGAAAATAA